Proteins from a single region of Pelodiscus sinensis isolate JC-2024 chromosome 29, ASM4963464v1, whole genome shotgun sequence:
- the NT5C3B gene encoding 7-methylguanosine phosphate-specific 5'-nucleotidase isoform X1 yields the protein MGSVSVSPRAARATAERIQPVPELEKASVHMKDPEHVKRVISALREAGADKLQVISDFDMTLSRFGFNGRRCPTSHNILDNSRVISEEGRKKLKDLLHYYYPIEIDPNRTMEEKCPLMVEWWTKAHDLLLQHKILKSDIAKIVKESEVMLRDGVDVFFDQLYQSNIPLFIFSAGVGDILEEVLRQAQVFHPNVTVVSNYMDFDDKGVLRQFKEPLIHTFNKNNTVLEGTEPFRQLSRRPNILLLGDSLGDLSMADGVADVENILTVGFLNDRCCFHGAPGVVGVATGRAHYQLLTLPPSGGCSAGGRAKREVPGCLRHCAGEGRDAGRGQRDSMPRPQGDLTWEPGTLTPASADGAWDPAESISMPSGTSLTSPGLPPGYRHAPLFISPGIAGETCRLPQLPPPWLCRDQPRSGAGPGPAHDSPTSAFGWSRSASGLAGAADQGPDLG from the exons GTTCCTGAACTGGAGAAGGCGTCGGTCCACATGAAGGACCCCGAGCACGTGAAGCGCGTAATCTCGGCGCTCCGGGAAGCGGGAGCAGACAAACTGCAG GTCATTTCGGACTTCGATATGACTCTGAGCAGGTTTGGCTTTAATGGGAGGCGATGCCCCACTTCGCACA ATATCCTAGATAACAGCCGAGTCATTAGTGAGGAGGGCCGGAAAAAG TTAAAAGATCTGCTGCACTATTACTATCCAATCGAAATTGACCCCAATCGGACCATGGAAGAAAAATGTCCCCTCATGGTGGAATG GTGGACCAAGGCCCATGATCTCCTGTTGCAACATAAGATTCTGAAAAGCGACATAGCCAAGATAGTCAAGGAGTCGGAGGTGATGCTCAG GGACGGAGTCGACGTGTTCTTTGACCAGCTCTACCAAAGCAACATCCCCCTGTTCATCTTCTCGGCCGGCGTGGGCGACATCCTGGAGGAGGTCCTCCGACAGGCCCAGGTGTTCCACCCGAACGTCACCGTGGTGTCCAACTACATGGACTTTGATGACAAG GGCGTCCTGAGGCAGTTTAAAGAGCCGCTGATCCACACCTTCAACAAGAACAACACGGTCCTGGAGGGCACGGAACCCTTCCGGCAGCTGAGCCGCAGGCCCAACATCCTCCTGCTGGGGGACTCCCTGGGAGACCTGAGCATGGCAGACGGGGTCGCCGACGTGGAGAACATCCTCACGGTCGGGTTCCTGAACGACAGG TGCTGCTTTCATGGGGCTCCTGGAGTCGTGGGCGTAGCAACCGGCCGTGCTCATTATCAGCTGCTAACGTTGCCACCCTCCGGCGGCTGCTCCGCAGGTGGACGAGCGAAGAGGGAGGTACCGGGATGCCTACGACATTGTGCTGGAGAAGGACGAGACGCTGGACGTGGTCAACGGGATTCTATGccacgtcctcagggagatctgACCTGGGAACCTGGGACCCTGACTCCCGCCTCTGCGGATggtgcctgggaccctgctgagTCCATCTCGATGCCCTCAGGAACTTCCCTCACATCCCCAGGCCTCCCCCCGGGCTATCGGCATGCCCCTTTGTTCATCAGTCCTGGGATTGCTGGAGAAACATGCCGCTTGCCCCAGCTACCTCCTCCGTGGCTCTGCCGAGACCAGCCCCGAAGCGGCGCTGGTCCCGGCCCAGCCCACGACAGCCCCACGTCGGCGTTTGGGTGGAGCCGTTCGGCCAGCGGCCTGGCTGGTGCTGCAGATCAGGGCCCCGACTTGGGGTGA
- the NT5C3B gene encoding 7-methylguanosine phosphate-specific 5'-nucleotidase isoform X3 — protein MVEWWTKAHDLLLQHKILKSDIAKIVKESEVMLRDGVDVFFDQLYQSNIPLFIFSAGVGDILEEVLRQAQVFHPNVTVVSNYMDFDDKGVLRQFKEPLIHTFNKNNTVLEGTEPFRQLSRRPNILLLGDSLGDLSMADGVADVENILTVGFLNDRCCFHGAPGVVGVATGRAHYQLLTLPPSGGCSAGGRAKREVPGCLRHCAGEGRDAGRGQRDSMPRPQGDLTWEPGTLTPASADGAWDPAESISMPSGTSLTSPGLPPGYRHAPLFISPGIAGETCRLPQLPPPWLCRDQPRSGAGPGPAHDSPTSAFGWSRSASGLAGAADQGPDLG, from the exons ATGGTGGAATG GTGGACCAAGGCCCATGATCTCCTGTTGCAACATAAGATTCTGAAAAGCGACATAGCCAAGATAGTCAAGGAGTCGGAGGTGATGCTCAG GGACGGAGTCGACGTGTTCTTTGACCAGCTCTACCAAAGCAACATCCCCCTGTTCATCTTCTCGGCCGGCGTGGGCGACATCCTGGAGGAGGTCCTCCGACAGGCCCAGGTGTTCCACCCGAACGTCACCGTGGTGTCCAACTACATGGACTTTGATGACAAG GGCGTCCTGAGGCAGTTTAAAGAGCCGCTGATCCACACCTTCAACAAGAACAACACGGTCCTGGAGGGCACGGAACCCTTCCGGCAGCTGAGCCGCAGGCCCAACATCCTCCTGCTGGGGGACTCCCTGGGAGACCTGAGCATGGCAGACGGGGTCGCCGACGTGGAGAACATCCTCACGGTCGGGTTCCTGAACGACAGG TGCTGCTTTCATGGGGCTCCTGGAGTCGTGGGCGTAGCAACCGGCCGTGCTCATTATCAGCTGCTAACGTTGCCACCCTCCGGCGGCTGCTCCGCAGGTGGACGAGCGAAGAGGGAGGTACCGGGATGCCTACGACATTGTGCTGGAGAAGGACGAGACGCTGGACGTGGTCAACGGGATTCTATGccacgtcctcagggagatctgACCTGGGAACCTGGGACCCTGACTCCCGCCTCTGCGGATggtgcctgggaccctgctgagTCCATCTCGATGCCCTCAGGAACTTCCCTCACATCCCCAGGCCTCCCCCCGGGCTATCGGCATGCCCCTTTGTTCATCAGTCCTGGGATTGCTGGAGAAACATGCCGCTTGCCCCAGCTACCTCCTCCGTGGCTCTGCCGAGACCAGCCCCGAAGCGGCGCTGGTCCCGGCCCAGCCCACGACAGCCCCACGTCGGCGTTTGGGTGGAGCCGTTCGGCCAGCGGCCTGGCTGGTGCTGCAGATCAGGGCCCCGACTTGGGGTGA
- the FKBP10 gene encoding peptidyl-prolyl cis-trans isomerase FKBP10 yields the protein MALSCLALLLGLLGGPALGDPGPLEDVVIDRYYIPKICLREVQMGDFIRYHYNGTFKDGKKFDSSYDRGATVAGVVGVGRLITGMDRGLQGMCVNERRHLIVPPHLGYGSIGVAGMIPPDATLYFDVIMLDIWNKEDKLQITTLHKPERCNRTVEDSDFVRYHYNGTLLDGTHFDSSYGKESTYDTYVGTGWLIKGMDQGLLGMCAGEKRKIVIPPFLAYGEKGYGTVIPPQASLVFDVLLVDLHNPKDGISLEHLELPGSCKRKAVTGDFVRYHYNGTLMDGTLFDSSYSRNHTYDTYIGKGYVIPGMDQGLQGVCVGEKRRIVVPPHLGYGETGAGNKIPGSAVLVFDIHVIDFHNPADTVEIETLYRPEGCNVTTQDRDFVRYHYNCSLLDGTKLFSSHDYEHPQEATLGTSKVIEGLNTGLLHMCVGEKRVIVIPPHLGHGENGARGVPGSAVLRFELELLSREEGVPEGYLFIWHGDPPANLYEDMDLNKDGEIPPEEFSTFIKAQMAEGKGRLMPSSDPEMVLADMFRNQDRNQDGKITAEELKLKSDEDRERIHEEL from the exons ATGGCCCTGAGCTGCCTCGCTCTCCTCCTGGGCCTGCTGGGGGGCCCGGCGCTGGGGGATCCCGGCCCCCTGGAAGACGTGGTGATAGACAGATACTACATCCCGAAAATCTGCCTGCGAGAAGTCCAGATGGGGGATTTCATCCGCTACCACTACAACGGGACCTTTAAAGATGGCAAAAAGTTTGACTCCAG CTACGACAGAGGCGCCACGGTGGCGGGCGTGGTGGGGGTCGGCCGGCTGATCACCGGCATGGACCGCGGCCTGCAGGGCATGTGCGTTAACGAACGGCGCCACCTGATTGTCCCTCCCCACCTGGGCTACGGCAGCATCGGCGTCG CTGGCATGATCCCCCCCGACGCCACCTTGTATTTTGACGTCATCATGCTGGACATCTGGAACAAAGAGGACAAGCTGCAGATCACCACCTTGCATAAGCCGGAGCGCTGCAACCGCACGGTGGAGGACTCGGACTTCGTCCGGTACCACTACAACGGCACGCTCCTGGACGGGACCCACTTCGACTCCAG TTACGGCAAGGAGAGCACGTACGACACCTACGTGGGCACAGGCTGGCTGATCAAGGGCATGGACCAGGGGTTGCTGGGGATGTGcgcgggggagaagaggaagattGTCATCCCACCGTTCCTGGCCTACGGCGAGAAGGGCTACG GCACGGTGATCCCGCCCCAGGCCTCCTTGGTGTTCGACGTGCTGCTGGTGGACCTGCACAACCCCAAGGACGGCATCTCCCTGGAGCACTTGGAGCTGCCGGGGTCCTGCAAGCGCAAGGCCGTGACCGGCGACTTCGTCCGCTACCACTACAACGGCACCCTGATGGACGGGACGCTCTTTGACTCCAG CTACTCCCGCAATCACACCTACGACACCTACATCGGGAAGGGCTACGTCATCCCCGGCAtggaccagggcctgcagggcgtCTGCGTCGGAGAGAAGAGACGGATCGTCGTCCCGCCGCACTTGGGCTACGGGGAGACTGGAGCCG GGAACAAGATCCCCGGCTCGGCCGTTCTCGTCTTCGACATCCACGTCATCGACTTCCACAACCCCGCCGACACGGTGGAGATCGAGACCCTGTACCGGCCCGAGGGCTGCAACGTCACCACCCAGGACCGCGACTTCGTCCGCTACCACTACAACTGCTCGCTGCTGGACGGCACCAAGCTCTTCTCCTC GCACGACTACGAGCACCCGCAGGAAGCGACGCTGGGCACCAGCAAGGTGATCGAGGGGCTGAATACCGGCCTCTTGCACATGTGCGTGGGCGAGAAACGGGTGATCGTCATCCCCCCGCACCTGGGGCACGGCGAGAACGgag CCCGGGGCGTGCCGGGCAGTGCCGTGCTGCGGTTCGAGTTGGAGCTGCTCTCCAGGGAGGAAGGGGTCCCGGAAGGCTACCTGTTCATCTGGCACGGGGACCCGCCCGCAAACCTGTATGAGGACATGGACCTGAACAAGGATGGCGAGATCCCGCCTGAGGAG ttctCCACTTTCATCAAGGCCCAGATGGCCGAGGGGAAGGGGCGGCTCATGCCCAGCTCGGACCCGGAGATGGTTCTGGCCGACATGTTCCGGAACCAGGACCGCAACCAGGATGGGAAAATCACCGCCGAGGAGCTGAAGCTGAAGTCAGACGAAGATCGGGAGCGAATCCACGAGGAGCTCTGA
- the P3H4 gene encoding endoplasmic reticulum protein SC65 isoform X2: protein MERRSRWLRLLLLLLLGAARGPAPAGAQYEEYSFRGFPEAELMPLQSAYAYALEQYEGERWKESARYLEASLRLHRLLRDSEAHCHQECAGAAVPPAGAQEEWGRELELFGHVLRRAACLRSCKRGLPVFQLSYPPAETLRDFQRRAPYQYLHYALYKANKVEKAVSAAHTFLQKNPKHEMTLKYMNYYKTMLDVDEYLVDLEAQPYETAFVRSVKLYNSGDFRSSTADMEHALAEYYKAYENCLAGCEGAYELREFKDFYPAIADHFVDVLQCKVDCEADLTPNVGGYFVEKFVATMYHYLQFAYYKLNDVKNAVQSVSSYMLFDPADEVMQQNLVYYRFYRERWHLEEGDFSPRPEALQYHNQTATQKQLLDFAKQYLQADDEKSQIPDTWQPDFPLGLLQLC, encoded by the exons ATGGAGCGGAGAAGCCGGTggctccggctgctgctgctgctgctgctgggggcggcGCGGGGCCCCGCTCCGGCGGGCGCGCAGTACGAGGAGTACAGCTTCCGCGGCTTCCCGGAGGCCGAGCTGATGCCCCTGCAGAGCGCCTACGCCTACGCGCTGGAGCAGTACGAGGGCGAGCGCTGGAAGGAGAGCGCCCGCTACCTGGAGGCCAGCCTGCGCCTGCACCGCCTGCTGCGCGACAGCGAGGCGCACTGCCACCAGGAGTGCGCGGGGGCCGCGGTGCCTCCCGCGGGCGCGCAggaggagtggggccgggagctggaGCTCTTCGGGCACGTCCTGCGGCGAGCCGCCTGCCTGCGGAGCTGCAAGCGCGGCCTGCCGGTCTTCCAGCTCAGCTACCCGCCGGCCGAGACCCTGCGCGACTTCCAGCGCCGCGCGCCCTACCAGTACCTGCACTACGCGCTCTACAAG GCAAATAAGGTGGAGAAAGCCGTGTCTGCCGCTCACACCTTCctgcagaagaatcccaagcacgaGATGACCCTGAAGTACATGAACTATTACAAAACCATGCTGGATGTGGACGAGTACCTCGTGGACTTGGAGGCCCAGCCCTACGAG ACGGCCTTCGTGCGCTCGGTGAAGCTGTACAACAGCGGGGATTTCCGGAGCAGCACGGCCGACATGGAGCACGCGCTGGCTGAGTATTACAAAGCCTACGAGAACTGCCTGGCCGGCTGTGAGGGCGCCTACGAGCTGCGGGAGTTCAAGGACTTCTACCCGGCCATAGCAG ATCACTTCGTGGATGTGCTGCAGTGCAAGGTGGACTGCGAGGCCGACCTGACGCCCAACGTGGGTGGCTACTTCGTGGAGAAATTTGTGGCCACTATGTACCACTACCTGCAGTTTGCGTATTACAAGc TGAACGACGTGAAGAACGCCGTGCAGAGCGTCTCCAGCTACATGCTCTTCGACCCGGCGGATGAGGTGATGCAGCAGAACCTGGTTTATTATCGCTTCTACCGCGAGCGCTGGCACCTGGAGGAAGGCGACTTCAGTCCCCGCCCG GAGGCGCTGCAGTACCACAACCAGACGGCCAcgcagaagcagctgctggacTTTGCCAAGCAGTATCTGCAGGCCGACGACGAG AAGTcgcaaataccggacacctggcaacccgactTCCCGCTGGGCCTTCTCCAGCTCTGCTAA
- the P3H4 gene encoding endoplasmic reticulum protein SC65 isoform X1 — MERRSRWLRLLLLLLLGAARGPAPAGAQYEEYSFRGFPEAELMPLQSAYAYALEQYEGERWKESARYLEASLRLHRLLRDSEAHCHQECAGAAVPPAGAQEEWGRELELFGHVLRRAACLRSCKRGLPVFQLSYPPAETLRDFQRRAPYQYLHYALYKANKVEKAVSAAHTFLQKNPKHEMTLKYMNYYKTMLDVDEYLVDLEAQPYETAFVRSVKLYNSGDFRSSTADMEHALAEYYKAYENCLAGCEGAYELREFKDFYPAIADHFVDVLQCKVDCEADLTPNVGGYFVEKFVATMYHYLQFAYYKLNDVKNAVQSVSSYMLFDPADEVMQQNLVYYRFYRERWHLEEGDFSPRPEALQYHNQTATQKQLLDFAKQYLQADDEMELDAGAEPAGRDWPSDSEFEGEGDYEEGFFAEWWQEPKTKGDKADQERI; from the exons ATGGAGCGGAGAAGCCGGTggctccggctgctgctgctgctgctgctgggggcggcGCGGGGCCCCGCTCCGGCGGGCGCGCAGTACGAGGAGTACAGCTTCCGCGGCTTCCCGGAGGCCGAGCTGATGCCCCTGCAGAGCGCCTACGCCTACGCGCTGGAGCAGTACGAGGGCGAGCGCTGGAAGGAGAGCGCCCGCTACCTGGAGGCCAGCCTGCGCCTGCACCGCCTGCTGCGCGACAGCGAGGCGCACTGCCACCAGGAGTGCGCGGGGGCCGCGGTGCCTCCCGCGGGCGCGCAggaggagtggggccgggagctggaGCTCTTCGGGCACGTCCTGCGGCGAGCCGCCTGCCTGCGGAGCTGCAAGCGCGGCCTGCCGGTCTTCCAGCTCAGCTACCCGCCGGCCGAGACCCTGCGCGACTTCCAGCGCCGCGCGCCCTACCAGTACCTGCACTACGCGCTCTACAAG GCAAATAAGGTGGAGAAAGCCGTGTCTGCCGCTCACACCTTCctgcagaagaatcccaagcacgaGATGACCCTGAAGTACATGAACTATTACAAAACCATGCTGGATGTGGACGAGTACCTCGTGGACTTGGAGGCCCAGCCCTACGAG ACGGCCTTCGTGCGCTCGGTGAAGCTGTACAACAGCGGGGATTTCCGGAGCAGCACGGCCGACATGGAGCACGCGCTGGCTGAGTATTACAAAGCCTACGAGAACTGCCTGGCCGGCTGTGAGGGCGCCTACGAGCTGCGGGAGTTCAAGGACTTCTACCCGGCCATAGCAG ATCACTTCGTGGATGTGCTGCAGTGCAAGGTGGACTGCGAGGCCGACCTGACGCCCAACGTGGGTGGCTACTTCGTGGAGAAATTTGTGGCCACTATGTACCACTACCTGCAGTTTGCGTATTACAAGc TGAACGACGTGAAGAACGCCGTGCAGAGCGTCTCCAGCTACATGCTCTTCGACCCGGCGGATGAGGTGATGCAGCAGAACCTGGTTTATTATCGCTTCTACCGCGAGCGCTGGCACCTGGAGGAAGGCGACTTCAGTCCCCGCCCG GAGGCGCTGCAGTACCACAACCAGACGGCCAcgcagaagcagctgctggacTTTGCCAAGCAGTATCTGCAGGCCGACGACGAG ATGGAGCTGGATGCGGGCGCGGAGCCGGCCGGGCGGGACTGGCCCTCGGACAGCGAGTTCGAGGGCGAAGGCGACTACGAGGAGGGGTTCTTCGCCGAGTGGTGGCAGGAACCCAAGACCAAGGGGGACAAAGCAGACCAAG AGAGGATCTGA